The Bacteroidota bacterium genome includes the window ATTAAATGTTAATTACAATTGCAATCGGCAAATTATCATAAAAATAAATAAAATAAAAGCAATTCCTGCTCAGTTTACTATTTTTTCTGTCAAAATTAAAATTATTTAATCACCCTTTTCGATAAATTTTAAAAAATTATTCTTTATATTTTAGTTCTGTAAAAATGTAATTAATCATTCAAAAGCTTAAAAAATCAAAGAACCAAGAAACAGGAGTTTCTATGAAAATGAAAGTAACTGAACGGTATGAAGCCATCGTCATTGAACTTAAGGGCAATGTCCTTGGCGGTCCCGAAGCTAATGAGTACAGCGATACCATCAAAAAATTCCTCTCCGAAGGGAAAAAGAATATCGTTGTTGATCTCGGAGAAGTAAAATTTATGAATTCATCCGGTCTAGGCATGCTTATCGCAGGTTTGACCACGGTGAATAAAGAGAATGGTAAACTTAAACTCGCCAATGTTGAAGAAAAAATCCACAGCCTCTTGGTAATTACCAAGCTGGTTACAATTTTTGAAAGCTATCCTTCTGTTGAAGACGCACTGGCAAGTTTCTAATTAAGCAAAAAGAGCATTATGAGTGTAACTGTAATTGTTGGCGGACAGTGGGGCGATGAAGGCAAAGGCAAAATTGTTGATATTCTAAGCGAATCCCATGATATCGTGGCACGATATCAGGGAGGTGCGAACGCCGGCCATACAATCCAGATTAACGGTAGAAAATTCGTCCTCCACCTCATCCCTTCAGGGATTCTAAGGGATGATGTTATTTGTGTTATCGGAAATGGTGTGGTTATCGACCCCGCCGCCCTGCTCGAAGAAATCGAACTTCTGAGGCAAAACAACATTTCAGTTGAGGGAAGACTTTTTATAAGTCAGAATGCCCACCTCATAATGCCCTGGCATAAAATCATAGACTCCCTGAATGAAAAAGGGAAATCGAAGATCGGAACAACAGGTAAAGGTATCGGACCCTGTTATATCGATAAATATGCGAGAAAGGGAATCAGAATAATCGACCTTCTCGATCCCGTTAAGCTTGAACGGAAAATCAGAGAAAATCTCGAAGAAAAAAATAACCTCCTCGCAGACTACTACAAAAGCGAACGGCTCGATGTTGAAAAGATTGTTGAGACATACCTTGCCTTCGACAGAGCAATTGACCCCTACATAAAGGATGTTCCTGCTTACCTGAACAAAGCAATCGCTGATGGCAAATCAGTATTGCTCGAGGGTGCCCAGGGTGCCCTTCTCGATGTCGACCATGGAACCTATCCATATGTGACCTCCTCCCACCCCACTTCGGGAGGTGCCTGCACAGGAACAGGAATTCCACCAACAAAAATCAATGAAGTGACTGCTATCATTAAAGCCTACACCACACGCGTGGGTGAGGGTCCTTTCCCTACAGAACTTCTTGATGAAACCGGCGAAAAACTGAGAGCCAAGGGGTTTGAGTTTGGAGCAACTACAGGAAGACCGCGGAGATGTGGCTGGTTTGATGCATTCCTTGTGAAATATTCATCCATGGTTAATGGAACAACATCCGTAGCGCTGACCAAGATGGATGTTCTCGATTCATTCCCGGAGATAAAAGTAGCTACCGGCTACATTCACAAGGGAAAACTCCTCTCCAACTTCCCTGTCGATTGCGACATACTAAACGAATGTGAACCTGTTTATGAAACGGTCGAGGGTTGGAACTGTGACACCTCCGGCTGCACTTCCTGGAATGATCTTCCCGATAAGGCTAAAAGATATATCGATTTCATTTCGGAAAAGGCGGGAATGAAGGTCGCGATAGTCTCCATCGGACCTAACAGGGAGCAAACTTTCTTCGTCTGACAATCTGACGATATTTATTTACATTTTCTTCTTCGTCTTTATCCGTTAATTTGGCAGTTCCAATTTATACAATTTCCCGGAGAGAGACTGTGAAAATGTCGGGCGGTCCGGCTACCGCAAATATCAAAATGGCTCTTATTTTTGCTGCCCTGCTTATTGCTGCCGGTACTCTTTACTATACCCATACAATCGTTCAAAAACTTCAGGCAAGAGAAAGGCAGATAGTGCAGCTCTATGCCAATACTCTGGAGTATATTGCGAACTCCGAAGACAATACCGATCTGACCTTCCTGCTTGAAAATATTATTCAACCGATCGATTTCGAAGTTATTCTCTCCGATGCGAAGGACAATGTCGATATGTCGGGGGCACAGAATTTTCGTAATGTAAAGATGGATTCCACCCTCTCCAAAGAGAAACTTCAAAAATTCTTCAGGGACAAAATAATTTCGATGGATGATGCCAATTCCCCCATCCTCGTAAAACATGTAATGGGAACCGACACTCTCGTCCTGAACAAAATTCATTTTGGTGAATCAACTCTCGTAACCCAGCTCCGGTTCTTCCCCTATGTGCAGATGCTGATTGCATTCCTCTTCATAATTACTGCATATATTGGATTCAGCCAGATAAAAAGGAGCGAACAGAGCAACATCTGGGTGGGTATGGCTAAGGAAACTGCCCATCAGTTCGGTACCCCACTTACAAGTTTGATGGGGTGGATTGAACTGTTAAAATTGAATTACAGCGATCCCGACAAGGTGCTCGACACAGCAGAGGAGATCAACAATGATGTCCATAAATTGAGCAGAATAACGAACAGATTCTCAAAGATCGGTTCGAAAGCAGAACTTAAAAAGGAAAATGTCAAAGACAGCCTTACTGAAATTTACGAGTATTTCAGCAGACGACTTCCACGGCTCGGTAAGAAAGTTGATCTGGTTCTACAGGGTGATGACAAGGCGGAAGCTTTTATAAACAAGGAACTTTTTGGCTGGGTTATCGAAAATCTTATCAAAAATGCACTCGACGCAATCGACCACTCCACCGGCAGAATTGTTGTGAATGTGGTGCAGGTGAAAAACAAAATCGAAATTGATGTGACTGATAACGGGAAGGGTATCGACCTGAAGAGAAGAAAAGATGTATTCAGACCGGGTTACAGCACAAAAACCCGTGGATGGGGACTCGGCTTAAGCCTCTCAAAAAGAATTATTGAGGAGTATCATGCCGGAAAAATTTTCGTCTCAAATTCAATTCCGGGTGAAGGGACAACATTCAAGATTATCCTGAATAAAGCGGGGAATTCCTAATCCTTCATCAGTTCATTGATGCGGGATATAAAATCATCCCTCTTGAATGGCTTCTCGACGAAACACTGGAATCCTGACTCGAGAAACCTCTGTTGATCTCCGGGGAGTGAAAACGCTGTAATTGCAACCAGCGGGGTCTTCTGATAGACCTCCATCTCCCTGACGATGTGTGCAATTTCCACACCGCTCATACCACCAGGAAGATTGATATCAAGGATCAATATGTCAAATTTGTCTTCGCTTAGCAACTCCAGAGCTTCTTCACCGGTATGTGCTACTGTAATGTCATAACTCTTTAGGAGGTACATCTTCATTAGGTTGGCACAGACAGCATCATCTTCGACGATAAGAATCTTTTTCTTGTCCGGATTATCACTTTCCTCATCCTCGCCTGTCACTTCATTCTCTGAAATAAAACCAATTTCAAATATCGAACCGGAACCAAACTGACTCTCAACTGTAAGTTCACCAGCCATCAACTCCACATACTTGCGGGCAATGGTAAGCCCAAGACCTGCTCCCTCATATTTTCTTCCGTTGCCCTCACTTACCTGTCTGAAAGGTTCAAATATCTGCTCTTTCATTTCGTCAGGAATACCTATACCTGAGTCGACAACTTTCAGGAATGCAGTTTTTTGTTTCCCGCTCCCCGAAATACCGGTAACCACCTTGACAAATCCTGTATCAGTATATTTGATGGCATTGTTCACGAGATTTCGCAACACCTGCGACAGAAGTTTCTCATCCAGCAAAGCCAGCGGTGCCACATCGCTAAGTTCAATCTCATACCTCAACCTCTTTAACTTCGCTGCTTCCTCAAATTCCCTGAAAATTTTCTGCGCCAGCGAGTTCAGATCGTGAACAGAAAAGAGAGTGTCTGTCTTGTCGGATTCAAGATTGGAGAGGTCAAGGAGCGAATTTAATGTGTCGCGAAGTCTCTCGCCTCCATTAACTATTGATGAAAGCATCTCCTTGTTCCCCTCATCTTCCACTTCATCCATCAGAATCTCTGCGTAACCCATAATATTTATAAGTGGTGTACGCAATTCGTGACTCATGTTTGCGAGGAAAATACTTTTCAACCTGTTCATCGTCTCGGCTCTTTGCCGTGCATCATTCAATTCTGATTCACGCCGTTTGATGTCTGTTATATCTCTGAATATTGCAAGGAGAAGCATCTCACCGTCGTCATATTCCATGAACCGGCTCAGGATGTTTACCCAGATCTTGTCACCATTCTTCAAGTGAAGTAACGATTCCTGATAATTGGGTATCGACCTCGCTGCAAATTTCGCTTTGTATCTCTCTCGTGCATTTTGATATGCAGACTCATCCAGATAATCGGTAAATATTTTCCCGGTCATATCAGCCTTTGACAAACCAAACAGCTTGCAATAGGCTTCATTTACCATCACGAGCTTCCCTTCGGCATCTGTGAGCCTCATCGGATCGAGAGAGTGTTCCCACAATGTATGGAATCTCTTCTCCCGCTGTGTCAAATCCTGTTCCATTTGTCGTTCCACAGTGATATCATTTTTGATCGCCAGATATCCTGTTATAATACCCAAATGATCTTTGATCGGAGAGAGAGATGCAGATTCCCAGTAAAGTTCACCATTCTTCTTCTTGTTGTGGAAAACTCCCTTCCACCCCTCACCTGTGGAAATGGTTTCCCACATGGTTTTATACTCATCCGGCGGTGTTTCGCCTGATTTTAATACTCTTGGGTTTTTCCCCTTCACTTCCTCAAAACTGTAACCCGTTATTTTCTCAAATTGCGGATTGACATACTTGATATTGCCTTTGGGATCGGTAATAACTATCGATGCAGTATTTTGCTGGACTGCAAGCAATAAATATCTGTTTTCAAGGTCGGCAGCATTCTTGGAAACGACACTTTTTATCGACTCGCAGAAGAGTGTAAAATGATCCAGATCCCCTTCATCATAATCAGTCTGAGAAACCACTCCAATGGCTATTTCAGGGTACTTCATCTCAAGTGCTGGATATCCAATGAAGTGATTAGTGTTGGAGCCGTCCGAGCCGTAGATCTCCTTTATTCTCATAAATGGTATGTCGGAATTAAACAGTTCCGACCACTCGATTGCGATCTGACTCGTTGTAAATTCATCGTACCTGAATGCACTGCTCAGCAATATCTCATCTTTGTAATGGGCGACCAGCACTTCTCCTTCATCGAAGAAAAAGGCTATGCTCTCTTTCGCTTCAGTTACTGCCTTCGCTTCTTCTGCAATTTCACCGAGAAACTCAAGGTTGTTTCCGGAGAGACTCTCTTTTAACCTTAACAACGACTCCAGTCTGAGTCTGTTTAACTTTCTCGTCCTTTCGGATTTCTTCTGGGTTGTTACATCACGAATGAGACAGATAAGCGATCTTTTTTTGTTTATTACCACTTTACTCAAGGTGAGTTCAAGGTACGCCCTTGTATTTCCGGGTTTGCCAAAACTGACTGAACCCGTAAATATTTCACCCGCGTTTACTTTGTCAAAAAGTCTTTTCTCTTCCTCTTTATTCAACTTCAGGAGTTGAAGGAAATTATAATTCGCATTTTCCCCCGCTCCAATCAGTCCGGCAGCCACCAGATTATATTCGATTATCCTGAACGAATTGGGATCGAGAACGAGTATCCCTTCAGGTGAATGGTCAAAAAGATAACGGTATCTCTCCTCCGCAGAGCGGGCTGCGGTCTCTATCTGATGCTTTTCGGTGATGTTCTCCATTGAACAATAAAAACTGATTTCAAACTCGGAATTTTTTCTCATTTTGAAATGAACAATGATTTTCTCTCCGGCAGAATTCAAAAATTCCAGTATGTCTTCCAGTTCATCCTTCCCTGAAGCAAGGAAGCGGTCAAATCTTTCGGCAGAGTCTTCCGTGAGCAAATCAGTTATTTTTTTATTCTTGTTACACTCCCCTTTATCGTTGAACATTTTGCAAAATTCTTCGTTACAGTCGATAATTTTTCCGCTGCTGTCGAGAATAATATATGGAACCGGAGCATTTTCGAAGATTGCCTTAAGTTTTTTCCTCCCGTCCTCAACCAGCCTGAGTCCCCTTTTCTGCTGGTTTAAAGACACCAAAATAAACAATGAGATCGATGCGATTACAGAAGCATAAAGATTCATATCAAGTATGGTTGTCTTCAACTCCTCTTCCCTGTACCTGAACAATCCCTCATTCTCCAGCAGGTTTGCTACAAGAAGGAGAAAAAATCCCAAAAGGACATAAAAATTTGTGCGGGTTCTGAATCTGAAGAGCGACCATATTATCCCCGGCATGGCGAGATATTTAAACAAAAATTCCCGCTGATCGCTCATTTGGGTCTGAGCAAATATTGCAATTCCGAGGATATAAAGCGCGAGAAGAAATCCCTCTGCCAGCTTTCTGTTCGGAACTTTTGCGATTTGAAGGCTGATACCTGTCTTTGCAAACACAAAAAAGACGGGAGTAAGATAAAGCAGGCAGACCCACTCGGCAGTAGCCCATACCTTAATCACTTCAATGGAACTGGCCGTCTGGTTGGTAAGCAGACTTATGGATATTGCACCCAGAGTTGCCGCCATAAGACTCTTGACAAATCCGCTGATTATGAAATAGAGTATCTCAAAAGTGTCTTCGAACTGTAACAGATTTGGACTGACGCGAAGCAGGAACTCATACTGCAGAAAGGTAGTGCCTATGTTGGCAACAGAAAACAGAAACGACAGCAATAATCCGCTGCCATCGTACATATTGAGAAGAGTATGTGGTATTACCGCCAATATATAGACCAGGGGATGATCTTTACGGTCAAAATAATATAAAGCTGCAAGTAAAAGTGCACTTGCGGGCCAGAACGGAGCTACCTGCTCTACACCAAGATGAATCTCCACTCCGATTGCCACTAATATGGCATAGAGCAACATGAAGATTGCCGGTTTTAATATCTTGTTTTTCGCGTACAGTGCAGAACCTCCGGGAAGCTATCCTTCCCTCTGATATGGCTTCTAAAAAAAAATAATACCTTTTAACTAAAATAGTAATTTTTCTTACTAATTTTCTTTAAATAGTACATTAATTACTTTTCTTATTAATTATTTTTAATAATCTGTTTGTATTACTAACTTAATATTTGCGGGTGTTTTCGGGTGTGAGGACGGTCATCCGGCTTTCATGCTGCCGGCAGGCTATATTCGCTTTCTAAGAAATGTTGAAACCGGCACATCGAACGGCTGCGAAGTGTCAATCAAATTGTAGTCGATTCCACTGTTCAAGCAACCTGACTTGATTTTGGTGGTAAACGACTCGAATGCTTCTTTGTATGCCTTTGCAATTTGCTGTGGTTGCGTGGAAATTTCCGAACCGGTTTCCATATCCTTGAATATGGCATCCTTTGTAAATGCAAAACTTCTTTCAAGGGGATCAACAATTTGAAAAACCACTACTCTGCTCTTCGAGATGGTCAGTTTTTTTATCGCTTCCAATATGTTATCAGGGTCTTCGAACAAATCTGAAATTACAATAATCAACCCTCTCCGGGTAATTTTATCGGCAATTCCCGCCACAGACGCCGCCGTGTCAGATATGCCGGACCCTTCGGCTGTGGATAACGCTTTCATTATCTCGTCAAGATAAATCCGGGTTGCTTTTGGAGGGAGTACTTTTTCTATTTTGTTACTGTAAAGGTACAGACCTGCAGCATCGTTTTGTTTGATCAGCATATATGCCAAAACAGAGGCAAGAATCTTCCCGTATTCAAGTTTTGAAATGTTGCCTTCAGAAGCAAATCTCATCGATCCGCTGGTATCAAGAAGAATATGAGCTTTGAGATTTGTCTCTTCTTCGTATTGCTTTATGAAATAACGGTCGGTCTTGCCATAGATCTTCCAGTCAACATCTTTCAGGGAATCGCCCTGAATGTAGGGTCTGTGCTGGGAAAATTCGATACTAAAACCGTGATAGGGGCTTCTGTGCAAACCAAGCATGAAGCCCTCTACCACAAATTTTGTTTTTATGTCTAAAGAGGCGAGCTTTGAAATAACCGCCGGATCAAGATATTTTCTGTGATCCTCGTTCCCTTTCAACGGCATCTAATTGCCAGTTGCCGGCTTATGGATGAGCAACTTCTTTGTTGCCGTCCTTGGCTTTTTTGTCCTGCTCTTTAAGTTTTTCATTCAGGAGTTCTTCGGGGGTCTTGCCCAAAGTTGCCATGTCATCTTTCGCAATCTTTGCAAGTTCGTGATCCGGAAAATTCTTGATCAGTAAATTATAATTCTCTGTTGCATTCTTGATATCATTCAACTCGTTGCCGTATATAAATCCGGAATTGAAAAGAGCTATCGGTGCATAGGGTGATTTAGGGAATTTCTCGAAAACCTTCTTGTAGTTCTCAACCGCAGAAAGCTTATCCTTTGATGTCTCTGCTACTTCAGGCATGCGATACAGGTTTCCAAGATTAAAATACGCAACTACAAGGCTGTCGCTTTCAGGCATCTCTTTTATCATGGTCTCGTAAACCTTGATTGCATCCTTGAATTTTTTGCCCTCAATTAATTTTTTTGCTTCATCAAGGTATGTCTGTGGATTCTTTCCGCAACCTGCAAACAACAATACCACTAACAAGGCTGAAATAAACGATAATTTTTTCATTCTGTTCTCTATTTTTCACAACATATTTATAAATAATTCAGCCGTAAATCTAATCACCACGCTCCTCAAAAAAAAGATGAATTTTGATGGACGAAGGATGAATAGTAAAGGTTGAATTGCGAGGGATGAATAGTGAAGGTTGAATTGCGAGGGATGAATAGTGAAGGTTGAATTGCGAGGGATGAATAGCGAATATTTGTTTTCAGCCTTCAGCCTTCTTCTCTCAGCCCTCTACATTCAGCCTTCAGCCTTCTCCTTTCAGCCTTCTGCCCTATCTAAAGAAGAAGTTATAGGAGAAATACCCGAGAACAAACACAAGCAATATTGTTGTCAGATAAAGGAACCAGATAAAAATATTTTCATATTTTCTCGGTTTATGGACGGGATTCTTGTCAACATAACCTAAAGGAAGGTTACTGCATCCGGAAATTTCAATCAGTTGAATTGTTATATTATCCTTGCCTCCGTTGGAATTCGCGGTATCGACAAGAATCTGGGCTGCCTTTTCAATGTTGTTTTTCTTGAGGATTGTTTTGATATCCCTCCCGGAGACCTCACCGGTTAGTCCGTCTGTACAAAGCAACACCCTGTCACCATTATACAGCTTGATAAAATCAGATACTTCAGCGGTTGCTGCTGCACGGGGTCCAAGAGCCTTGGTGATTATATGTTTCTGCTCGTGATTTGCAGCTTTGGAAGCCTTTATCTTTTTGCGGTCAACGAGTGACTGGACAAGGGAGTGGTCTTTTGTCACAGGAAAAAGCTTCCTGTTTCTGTAAAGATAAATTCTGCTGTCACCCAAATGTGCAAGGGTAAGTTTGTCATCCATTATCAAGGCAGCAACGGCAGTCGAACCCATCCCTTCATATTCAGGGCGCTCCAATGCTATCTGCCTTATTTTTGTGTTTGCTCTCGCGAAAGCAGCCTGCAACTCCTTGTAAGGTGTGTAATACTCTGTCACACTGTCAAAATGCTCAAGAATGGTATCCACTGCTGTCTTCGAGGCAAGCTCACCTCCGGCAGAACCACCCATACCGTCGCATACCACAAACAGGAAACCAAACTCACCTGAAAGGTAGCCGAAATAGTCTTCGTTTCGCTCTCTTTCTTTTCCTGGATCTGTTATCGCTACGGTTTCAACCTGAACATCAATGCGTTCCCGGTCTAATTTCTTGGTCATATTAAAAGTTCAGATTTTTGCACATAAGTTTCTGTATTTATCACCGCAAATTATGAAAAAAATTTTTACATTGATGTGATATTTAAACAGAAATTTGAAATTTGCGATGGAATATCTTAAATTTGAAATTACTTCTGTACGAAAAGCGAAATCTGCTTTTTAATGGTCTTACTTTTGCACAAATTAAAGATGTAAAACGGAGTTTTGCTCATATGTCCCGATCATCATTATTTACTGCCCTCCTTTTGGGCATAATGTCGGTCATAACGCCTGCTCAAAAAAGTGATTCGACGAAAGTAACCTATCCGCCGGGTTTTACGGTCGATTCACTCTCGGGTCCGGTCCCTGAGCTTATTTCCACTTCACCGGCAATTCCCCGTGACCTCTTCACAGTCGTCCTTCATTCAACCACAACTGAAGCTGAGGCAAAAGGGAACGCCAAAGCATGGGCAAGCAAAGGTCTGACTGTTAAAATTTTTGATGATCCGGCTTTCAAAAAGACTAAATTTAAAGTAACAACAGGTTTTTTCAAAAAGAGACTCGATGCCGAACTTCTAAAGCGGGAACTGATCAAGAAATATAAAAACAGGAAATTCTGGGTCAGACAGGTCGATAATCTGATGAAGGAGTTGACCTTCAATCCCCCCGTTGTAAAAAAAGCGCCGGCAGGTAACCTGCCGGGTGGTAAAGATAATATCTCAATCTCCCGACTGGATGATGCATCACTCTCCGGATTGCTTCTTACCGCCACTTCACTGATGATTTATGGACTGGACGGAAGTGAAGAGGGCATTGGTTCTCTCGCCAAAGACAACACTCCGTTCATACATGCCCAATTTTCAGGGGGAAGTGTAACCGCGGTTTCCTTGCAGATGGTTTTCCCAAAAGGGATGGCTCCCTATAAAAGATTTTTCTTCTCGTTCCGCC containing:
- a CDS encoding STAS domain-containing protein produces the protein MKMKVTERYEAIVIELKGNVLGGPEANEYSDTIKKFLSEGKKNIVVDLGEVKFMNSSGLGMLIAGLTTVNKENGKLKLANVEEKIHSLLVITKLVTIFESYPSVEDALASF
- a CDS encoding adenylosuccinate synthase gives rise to the protein MSVTVIVGGQWGDEGKGKIVDILSESHDIVARYQGGANAGHTIQINGRKFVLHLIPSGILRDDVICVIGNGVVIDPAALLEEIELLRQNNISVEGRLFISQNAHLIMPWHKIIDSLNEKGKSKIGTTGKGIGPCYIDKYARKGIRIIDLLDPVKLERKIRENLEEKNNLLADYYKSERLDVEKIVETYLAFDRAIDPYIKDVPAYLNKAIADGKSVLLEGAQGALLDVDHGTYPYVTSSHPTSGGACTGTGIPPTKINEVTAIIKAYTTRVGEGPFPTELLDETGEKLRAKGFEFGATTGRPRRCGWFDAFLVKYSSMVNGTTSVALTKMDVLDSFPEIKVATGYIHKGKLLSNFPVDCDILNECEPVYETVEGWNCDTSGCTSWNDLPDKAKRYIDFISEKAGMKVAIVSIGPNREQTFFV
- a CDS encoding HAMP domain-containing histidine kinase; this translates as MSGGPATANIKMALIFAALLIAAGTLYYTHTIVQKLQARERQIVQLYANTLEYIANSEDNTDLTFLLENIIQPIDFEVILSDAKDNVDMSGAQNFRNVKMDSTLSKEKLQKFFRDKIISMDDANSPILVKHVMGTDTLVLNKIHFGESTLVTQLRFFPYVQMLIAFLFIITAYIGFSQIKRSEQSNIWVGMAKETAHQFGTPLTSLMGWIELLKLNYSDPDKVLDTAEEINNDVHKLSRITNRFSKIGSKAELKKENVKDSLTEIYEYFSRRLPRLGKKVDLVLQGDDKAEAFINKELFGWVIENLIKNALDAIDHSTGRIVVNVVQVKNKIEIDVTDNGKGIDLKRRKDVFRPGYSTKTRGWGLGLSLSKRIIEEYHAGKIFVSNSIPGEGTTFKIILNKAGNS
- a CDS encoding PAS domain S-box protein gives rise to the protein MLLYAILVAIGVEIHLGVEQVAPFWPASALLLAALYYFDRKDHPLVYILAVIPHTLLNMYDGSGLLLSFLFSVANIGTTFLQYEFLLRVSPNLLQFEDTFEILYFIISGFVKSLMAATLGAISISLLTNQTASSIEVIKVWATAEWVCLLYLTPVFFVFAKTGISLQIAKVPNRKLAEGFLLALYILGIAIFAQTQMSDQREFLFKYLAMPGIIWSLFRFRTRTNFYVLLGFFLLLVANLLENEGLFRYREEELKTTILDMNLYASVIASISLFILVSLNQQKRGLRLVEDGRKKLKAIFENAPVPYIILDSSGKIIDCNEEFCKMFNDKGECNKNKKITDLLTEDSAERFDRFLASGKDELEDILEFLNSAGEKIIVHFKMRKNSEFEISFYCSMENITEKHQIETAARSAEERYRYLFDHSPEGILVLDPNSFRIIEYNLVAAGLIGAGENANYNFLQLLKLNKEEEKRLFDKVNAGEIFTGSVSFGKPGNTRAYLELTLSKVVINKKRSLICLIRDVTTQKKSERTRKLNRLRLESLLRLKESLSGNNLEFLGEIAEEAKAVTEAKESIAFFFDEGEVLVAHYKDEILLSSAFRYDEFTTSQIAIEWSELFNSDIPFMRIKEIYGSDGSNTNHFIGYPALEMKYPEIAIGVVSQTDYDEGDLDHFTLFCESIKSVVSKNAADLENRYLLLAVQQNTASIVITDPKGNIKYVNPQFEKITGYSFEEVKGKNPRVLKSGETPPDEYKTMWETISTGEGWKGVFHNKKKNGELYWESASLSPIKDHLGIITGYLAIKNDITVERQMEQDLTQREKRFHTLWEHSLDPMRLTDAEGKLVMVNEAYCKLFGLSKADMTGKIFTDYLDESAYQNARERYKAKFAARSIPNYQESLLHLKNGDKIWVNILSRFMEYDDGEMLLLAIFRDITDIKRRESELNDARQRAETMNRLKSIFLANMSHELRTPLINIMGYAEILMDEVEDEGNKEMLSSIVNGGERLRDTLNSLLDLSNLESDKTDTLFSVHDLNSLAQKIFREFEEAAKLKRLRYEIELSDVAPLALLDEKLLSQVLRNLVNNAIKYTDTGFVKVVTGISGSGKQKTAFLKVVDSGIGIPDEMKEQIFEPFRQVSEGNGRKYEGAGLGLTIARKYVELMAGELTVESQFGSGSIFEIGFISENEVTGEDEESDNPDKKKILIVEDDAVCANLMKMYLLKSYDITVAHTGEEALELLSEDKFDILILDINLPGGMSGVEIAHIVREMEVYQKTPLVAITAFSLPGDQQRFLESGFQCFVEKPFKRDDFISRINELMKD
- a CDS encoding DUF58 domain-containing protein, whose amino-acid sequence is MPLKGNEDHRKYLDPAVISKLASLDIKTKFVVEGFMLGLHRSPYHGFSIEFSQHRPYIQGDSLKDVDWKIYGKTDRYFIKQYEEETNLKAHILLDTSGSMRFASEGNISKLEYGKILASVLAYMLIKQNDAAGLYLYSNKIEKVLPPKATRIYLDEIMKALSTAEGSGISDTAASVAGIADKITRRGLIIVISDLFEDPDNILEAIKKLTISKSRVVVFQIVDPLERSFAFTKDAIFKDMETGSEISTQPQQIAKAYKEAFESFTTKIKSGCLNSGIDYNLIDTSQPFDVPVSTFLRKRI
- a CDS encoding tetratricopeptide repeat protein, producing MKKLSFISALLVVLLFAGCGKNPQTYLDEAKKLIEGKKFKDAIKVYETMIKEMPESDSLVVAYFNLGNLYRMPEVAETSKDKLSAVENYKKVFEKFPKSPYAPIALFNSGFIYGNELNDIKNATENYNLLIKNFPDHELAKIAKDDMATLGKTPEELLNEKLKEQDKKAKDGNKEVAHP
- a CDS encoding Stp1/IreP family PP2C-type Ser/Thr phosphatase — encoded protein: MTKKLDRERIDVQVETVAITDPGKERERNEDYFGYLSGEFGFLFVVCDGMGGSAGGELASKTAVDTILEHFDSVTEYYTPYKELQAAFARANTKIRQIALERPEYEGMGSTAVAALIMDDKLTLAHLGDSRIYLYRNRKLFPVTKDHSLVQSLVDRKKIKASKAANHEQKHIITKALGPRAAATAEVSDFIKLYNGDRVLLCTDGLTGEVSGRDIKTILKKNNIEKAAQILVDTANSNGGKDNITIQLIEISGCSNLPLGYVDKNPVHKPRKYENIFIWFLYLTTILLVFVLGYFSYNFFFR